In Neisseria dentiae, one DNA window encodes the following:
- a CDS encoding pirin family protein has product MNIEKFTAATKDVGGIPVARLLPQGSRRTIGAWCFLDHAGPAEFAADSDGLQVGSHPHTNLQTFTWMLAGEVWHQDSLGFRQLIRPKQVNLMTAGTGSARGIAHTEQTPDGIKELHAVQLWIALPMNQEIEPGFQHYPELPEWQENGVHHVLTTGSFGGHTAPTAQHSPLVGVDMQFDQSARISIPAQAGWEYGVLVIAGSISVGGQTFAADELAFIEAGGAESFTLEGEAGSHIMLLGGEPLPHPTVIWWNFVADSREALQQAVADWNGGSSRFGAEIDLGGTKLKRLVAPEVPQGLR; this is encoded by the coding sequence ATGAACATCGAAAAATTCACCGCCGCAACCAAAGACGTGGGCGGTATCCCTGTCGCCCGCCTGCTGCCGCAGGGCAGCCGCCGCACCATCGGTGCATGGTGCTTTCTCGACCACGCAGGCCCCGCCGAATTCGCGGCAGATTCAGACGGCCTTCAGGTCGGCTCCCACCCCCACACCAATCTGCAAACCTTCACTTGGATGCTGGCAGGCGAAGTGTGGCATCAGGACAGCCTGGGTTTCCGCCAACTGATCCGCCCCAAGCAGGTCAACCTGATGACCGCCGGCACCGGCAGCGCGCGCGGCATCGCCCATACCGAACAAACGCCCGACGGCATCAAGGAATTACACGCCGTGCAATTGTGGATTGCGCTGCCGATGAACCAAGAAATCGAACCCGGTTTCCAACATTATCCCGAGCTGCCCGAATGGCAGGAAAACGGCGTGCACCATGTGCTCACCACCGGCAGCTTCGGCGGCCATACCGCGCCCACTGCCCAACACAGCCCGCTGGTGGGCGTGGATATGCAGTTCGACCAATCCGCACGCATCAGCATTCCCGCACAAGCCGGTTGGGAATACGGCGTGTTGGTGATTGCCGGCAGCATCAGCGTGGGCGGGCAGACCTTTGCTGCTGACGAGCTGGCCTTTATCGAAGCCGGCGGTGCTGAATCGTTTACGCTCGAAGGCGAAGCCGGCAGCCACATCATGCTCTTGGGCGGCGAGCCGCTGCCGCACCCCACCGTGATTTGGTGGAATTTCGTTGCCGACAGCCGCGAAGCCCTGCAACAGGCCGTGGCCGACTGGAACGGCGGCAGCAGCCGTTTCGGTGCGGAAATCGATTTGGGCGGCACCAAGCTGAAACGTTTGGTTGCACCGGAAGTGCCGCAAGGTTTGCGTTAA